acacaatttacattgtaaaagcactagataaataaagatgaattgaattgaatctgcttaaatgtgtacacgttaatggaccaaacaaaatatgatctgatttattttacatttaatgtgcatcaaaattatagtgtgtgtagccaatgtttccagtgtctttccacttttcagcttttgatgagagtttttaagacttaatgaaaactaatgttttatttatttcagacctaattgaagagaatgaggggagtaaagaggaggaacatcatgtcaaaattgaggaaaaaactcatttacagactgatggtgttttaaaaaggagagacaagaatcgtttcacctgcactcagtgtggagtTTCGCAaccaaaagcaaacttaagattcacataataatccacactggagagaaaccattcacatgcactcaatgtgggaagagtttcaaccaatcatctcaCCTTAGttatcacatgatgatccacactggaaagaaaccattcacatgcactcagtgtgggaagagtttcaaccaatcatcacaccttaatttacacatgatgatccacactggagagaaacccttcacatgcactcattgtgggaaaagttttaactgctcatcacaccttaatcaacacatgatgatccacactggaaagaaaccattcacatgcactgagTGTGTGAAGAGTTTCAAACAATcgtcacaccttaatcaacacatgaggatccacactggagagaaaccatacgtatgcactcagtgtgggaagagttttaactgcttaacaaaccttaatcaccacatgaggatccacactggagagaaaccattcaaatgcactcagtgtgggaagagtttcagccaatcatcataccttaatctacacatgaggatccacactggagagaaaccatacgcatgcactcagtgtgggaagagtttttactgctcatcacaccttaatcaccacatgaggatccacactggagagaaaccatttacatgcactcagtgtggggatagtttcagcaaatcatcatcccttaataaacacattgaAGGAACTCATGGGCATATTGCAGTGGTCAACACGAGTTGAATCTGAAATCTTGGGCATCTGCAAATTGTCTCAGTCATTGAACTGGCTTAAGGGCTTAAACCATCATGATAACAAAGCACCAATTGATTTTGCGTTATTCTGACCAATACTTTGGCCGCAGATGTTCCAGGTACCCTTCAGCaaaattagtaaatgatttaaactaaACAAAGGGGCTTTACAGGATTTTCAGCAGGAACCGCCTCACAAGACTTTTGAATGACATTGAAATTGTGCATCCTGTCAGATGCACAATTTCGTAGAGACGAAGAGATCTCTAGAAACATTAATGCTTACAAATGAAAGACAATCTCTTTAAATGTTAGaactaaggcagatgtatctttgaTTAATACACCATAATGTTCCTCATATGCTGTGGTTATTTCAACCAACcaggttaatcaatgtgttgttttaacccttaaagcagATTAAATTGATCTGCGTGTGTCTAAAATGTATGAGATCTGGTCTTGAATgaaagctagtgacatttgcaatctgttggtgtaaatgaaaaactagtagtacaaacagtattcatcttgtaacatttgatgtaagaGTTTCAATCTTGCAAGAGTTCTTCCCCGTGAAATCTACATGCAGTGTGTTAATGATTGACCCTTTCTACATCGGCACGGGGTGTGGCCCTGCCCTTCATGGCAATTGCTCATTGGCAGACAGTGCCATAGGGATGGATCAGACCAGGGGcttgtttcagaaagcaggttaagtgtaaactcagagtagtttaaccctgaaatgagagaaactctgggttttccgtttcaaaatggcaggtttgttaaacttgagaaagcagggtaagtcaagtctgtttctgaaagagagttaactttaactcagagtcagttaccgtggtaacttactctgtgaatctaacctggtccggagcaggttttattctctaaactcagaatttctgtcggtctcctcccctttttaaagatgaagcggtatttctcgcattagtcttacatttccacacac
The Danio rerio strain Tuebingen ecotype United States chromosome 4, GRCz12tu, whole genome shotgun sequence genome window above contains:
- the LOC137491283 gene encoding uncharacterized protein — protein: MMIHTGKKPFTCTQCGKSFNQSSHLNLHMMIHTGEKPFTCTHCGKSFNCSSHLNQHMMIHTGKKPFTCTECVKSFKQSSHLNQHMRIHTGEKPYVCTQCGKSFNCLTNLNHHMRIHTGEKPFKCTQCGKSFSQSSYLNLHMRIHTGEKPYACTQCGKSFYCSSHLNHHMRIHTGEKPFTCTQCGDSFSKSSSLNKHIEGTHGHIAVVNTS